In Afipia sp. GAS231, a single window of DNA contains:
- the groL gene encoding chaperonin GroEL (60 kDa chaperone family; promotes refolding of misfolded polypeptides especially under stressful conditions; forms two stacked rings of heptamers to form a barrel-shaped 14mer; ends can be capped by GroES; misfolded proteins enter the barrel where they are refolded when GroES binds), with translation MAAKDVKFSGDARDRMLRGVDILANAVKVTLGPKGRNVVIEKSFGAPRITKDGVTVAKEIELEDKFENMGAQMLREVASKTNDTAGDGTTTATVLAQAIVREGAKSVAAGMNPMDLKRGIDIAVAAVTKDIEKRAKPVAASSEVAQIGTISANGDAAIGKMIAQAMQKVGNEGVITVEENKSLDTEVDIVEGMKFDRGYLSPYFVTNAEKMTAELEDVYVLLHEKKLSGLQSMLPVLEAVVQSGRPLLIIAEDVEGEALATLVVNRLRGGLKVAAVKAPGFGDRRKAMLEDLAILTGGQLISDELGMKLESVTVNMLGRAGKVVIDKENTTIVKGAGKKKDIEARVTQIKAQIEETTSDYDREKLQERLAKLAGGVAIIRVGGATEIEVKEKKDRVEDALNATRAAVQEGIVPGGGVALLRAKKAVGRIHNDNSDVQAGINIVLKALEAPIRQISENAGVEGSIVVGKILENKSETFGFDAQTETYVDMVEKGIIDPAKVVRTALQDAASVAGLLVTTEAMVAELPKEPAPAMPGGGGGGMGGMGGMGF, from the coding sequence ATGGCTGCCAAAGACGTCAAATTTTCCGGAGACGCCCGCGATCGCATGCTGCGCGGCGTCGATATCCTCGCCAACGCGGTCAAGGTGACGCTCGGCCCGAAGGGCCGCAATGTCGTGATCGAAAAGAGCTTCGGTGCTCCGCGCATCACCAAGGACGGCGTCACCGTCGCCAAGGAAATCGAGCTCGAGGACAAGTTCGAGAACATGGGCGCGCAGATGCTGCGCGAAGTCGCCTCCAAGACCAACGACACCGCCGGCGACGGCACCACGACGGCCACCGTGCTGGCGCAGGCGATCGTGCGCGAGGGCGCCAAGTCGGTCGCGGCCGGCATGAACCCGATGGACCTCAAGCGCGGCATCGACATCGCGGTCGCCGCCGTGACCAAGGACATCGAGAAGCGCGCCAAGCCGGTTGCCGCCTCCTCCGAGGTCGCCCAGATCGGCACCATCTCGGCCAATGGCGATGCCGCCATCGGCAAGATGATCGCGCAGGCGATGCAGAAGGTCGGCAATGAAGGCGTCATCACGGTCGAGGAAAACAAGTCGCTCGATACCGAAGTCGACATCGTCGAGGGCATGAAGTTCGACCGCGGCTATCTCTCGCCCTACTTCGTCACCAACGCCGAGAAGATGACCGCCGAGCTCGAGGACGTCTACGTGCTGCTGCACGAGAAGAAGCTGTCCGGCCTGCAGTCGATGCTGCCGGTGCTGGAAGCCGTGGTGCAGTCCGGCCGTCCGCTCTTGATCATCGCCGAGGACGTCGAAGGCGAGGCGCTGGCGACGCTCGTGGTCAACCGCCTGCGTGGTGGCCTCAAGGTCGCCGCCGTCAAGGCGCCCGGCTTCGGCGATCGCCGCAAGGCGATGCTGGAAGACCTCGCGATCCTGACCGGCGGTCAGCTGATCTCCGACGAGCTCGGCATGAAGCTCGAGAGCGTCACCGTCAACATGCTCGGCCGCGCCGGCAAGGTGGTGATCGACAAGGAGAACACCACGATCGTCAAGGGCGCCGGCAAGAAGAAGGACATCGAGGCCCGCGTGACGCAGATCAAGGCGCAGATCGAGGAAACCACCTCGGACTACGACCGCGAGAAGCTGCAGGAACGGTTGGCCAAGCTCGCCGGCGGCGTCGCGATTATTCGCGTCGGCGGCGCGACCGAAATCGAAGTGAAGGAGAAGAAGGATCGCGTCGAGGACGCCCTCAACGCGACCCGTGCGGCCGTTCAGGAAGGCATCGTGCCGGGCGGTGGCGTGGCACTGCTGCGCGCCAAGAAGGCGGTCGGCCGCATCCATAACGACAACTCCGACGTCCAGGCCGGCATCAATATCGTGCTGAAGGCGCTGGAAGCCCCGATCCGGCAGATCTCCGAGAATGCCGGTGTCGAAGGCTCGATCGTGGTCGGCAAGATCCTCGAGAACAAGTCCGAGACCTTCGGCTTCGATGCCCAGACCGAGACTTACGTCGACATGGTCGAAAAGGGCATCATCGACCCGGCCAAGGTGGTGCGCACCGCCCTGCAGGACGCCGCCTCGGTGGCCGGCCTGTTGGTGACGACCGAAGCCATGGTCGCCGAACTGCCGAAGGAGCCGGCTCCGGCGATGCCGGGCGGCGGTGGCGGCGGCATGGGTGGCATGGGCGGCATGGGTTTCTAA
- the groES gene encoding co-chaperone GroES, which yields MSKSKFRPLHDRVVVKRIDAEEKTKGGIIIPDSAKEKPSQGEITAVGPGGRDEAGKLIPIDLKVGDRVLFGKWSGTEVKLDGEELLIMKESDIMGVLS from the coding sequence ATGTCCAAATCCAAATTCCGCCCGCTGCATGACCGCGTCGTGGTCAAGCGTATCGATGCCGAAGAAAAGACCAAGGGCGGCATCATCATTCCCGACAGCGCCAAGGAAAAGCCCTCGCAGGGCGAAATCACCGCGGTCGGTCCCGGCGGCCGCGACGAGGCCGGCAAGCTGATCCCGATCGACCTCAAGGTCGGCGACCGCGTGCTGTTCGGCAAATGGTCGGGCACCGAGGTCAAGCTCGATGGCGAAGAACTCCTGATCATGAAGGAGTCGGACATCATGGGCGTGCTGAGCTAA
- a CDS encoding protein phosphatase CheZ gives MSIGRKRFRIEEAIMGDAPMSVAEGGDIGPMHREIMSELRSIRAQMAAGGGRSAVTETAEASVAREVAEAHTLLETYRAQIEQCEKLKVELDLIHDAINRTKREIATLHGRSFDGEEMAKVNGELGAVVGGTEQATQQILEATEAIDQAASALSKNISADQQKLLAEEIQERVISIFEACNFQDLTGQRISKVMTTMKFIENHINAMMEIWGGVDAIKAHATPVVDTREGDAKLLNGPKMDGDVGHASQDDIDALFD, from the coding sequence ATGTCGATTGGTCGCAAACGTTTTCGTATCGAAGAAGCCATTATGGGCGACGCGCCCATGTCCGTAGCAGAAGGCGGCGACATCGGCCCGATGCATCGCGAGATCATGTCCGAGCTGCGCTCGATCCGCGCCCAGATGGCCGCCGGCGGCGGTCGCTCGGCAGTGACCGAAACCGCGGAAGCCAGCGTTGCGCGCGAAGTGGCCGAAGCCCATACGCTTCTGGAAACCTATCGCGCCCAGATCGAACAGTGCGAAAAGCTCAAGGTCGAGCTCGACCTCATTCACGACGCCATCAACCGCACCAAGCGCGAAATCGCCACGCTGCACGGCCGCAGCTTCGATGGCGAGGAAATGGCCAAGGTCAATGGCGAACTCGGCGCCGTCGTCGGCGGCACCGAACAAGCCACCCAGCAGATTCTCGAAGCCACCGAAGCGATCGATCAGGCCGCCAGCGCGCTGTCGAAGAACATCTCGGCGGACCAGCAGAAGCTGCTCGCCGAGGAAATCCAGGAACGCGTGATCTCGATCTTCGAGGCCTGCAATTTCCAGGATCTCACCGGCCAGCGCATCAGCAAGGTGATGACGACGATGAAGTTCATCGAAAATCACATCAACGCGATGATGGAGATCTGGGGCGGCGTCGACGCGATCAAGGCTCACGCCACGCCGGTCGTCGATACCCGCGAAGGCGACGCCAAGCTGCTCAACGGCCCGAAAATGGACGGCGACGTCGGCCACGCCTCGCAGGACGACATCGACGCCCTGTTCGACTAA
- a CDS encoding L,D-transpeptidase, giving the protein MSGKISLALLASASLLCFADQAQAIDAAPSAEPTVIYAREPAPSAPVRMASAENANMGGGFIQFLFGDAPQGGRYQQQQPMYQQQPDNGYGRRSLLPPMDPQQSMRPQQQEEAVDERQRSFDPKYEKQMVEYHGKEGAGTIVVDTPNKFLFLVQGDGKALRYGIGVGRPGFTWSGVKTISAKKEWPAWTPPSEMLARRPDLPRHMEGGPANPLGARAMYLGSTLYRIHGSNEPWTIGTNVSSGCIRMRNEDVIDLYGRVGVGAKVVVI; this is encoded by the coding sequence ATGTCTGGAAAAATCTCTCTCGCGCTCCTTGCGAGCGCCTCCCTCCTTTGCTTCGCCGATCAGGCTCAAGCGATCGACGCGGCGCCATCAGCAGAACCCACGGTGATCTATGCGCGTGAGCCCGCGCCATCAGCGCCGGTTCGAATGGCCTCTGCCGAAAACGCGAATATGGGCGGAGGCTTCATCCAGTTCCTGTTCGGCGATGCGCCGCAGGGCGGGCGTTACCAGCAACAGCAGCCGATGTATCAGCAGCAGCCGGACAACGGTTACGGCCGCCGTTCGCTGCTGCCGCCGATGGACCCGCAGCAGTCGATGCGTCCGCAGCAGCAGGAAGAGGCGGTCGACGAAAGGCAGCGTTCGTTCGATCCGAAATACGAAAAGCAGATGGTCGAATATCACGGCAAGGAAGGCGCCGGCACCATCGTCGTCGACACCCCGAACAAGTTCCTGTTCCTGGTGCAGGGCGACGGCAAGGCGCTGCGTTACGGCATCGGCGTCGGCCGTCCCGGCTTCACCTGGTCGGGCGTCAAGACCATCTCGGCGAAAAAGGAATGGCCGGCCTGGACGCCGCCTTCGGAAATGCTGGCGCGCCGCCCCGACCTGCCGCGCCACATGGAAGGCGGCCCGGCAAATCCGCTCGGCGCGCGTGCGATGTATCTGGGATCGACGCTCTATCGCATCCACGGCTCCAACGAGCCCTGGACCATCGGCACCAACGTCTCCTCCGGCTGCATCCGGATGCGCAACGAGGACGTGATCGATCTCTACGGCCGCGTCGGCGTCGGCGCCAAGGTCGTCGTCATCTAA
- a CDS encoding DUF2076 domain-containing protein has protein sequence MTPQERQLIDDLFDRLAKLETAPRDSEAMSAIMQGLRTAPNAVYALVQTTLVQDEALKRAHDRIQELEATQTGQPNPSGGFLDSMRDAIFGQGQPQGSGQGSGSVPHVRAPDISGGRPVWNSGQVMQQAQAPGQQYGQPYGQPQGYPQQYGGQQPAFGGGGGSFLGTAAAAAAGVVGGSLLLGSIRSMMGGSGNHQAFGDQSAFGGSSGNQKPWSDQSSSDLARDAGINDINSSGASGQRAADDGGSRAGLFDQASNDDMDHDSDGFDDDDGGDDGDSDFA, from the coding sequence ATGACACCGCAAGAACGCCAACTGATTGACGATCTTTTCGACCGGCTCGCCAAACTCGAAACCGCGCCGCGCGATTCCGAGGCCATGTCCGCGATCATGCAGGGACTGCGTACCGCGCCCAATGCGGTCTATGCGCTGGTGCAGACCACCCTGGTGCAGGACGAGGCGCTGAAGCGTGCCCATGACCGCATCCAGGAACTGGAAGCCACGCAAACCGGCCAGCCCAACCCATCCGGCGGCTTCCTCGATTCGATGCGCGACGCCATCTTCGGACAGGGCCAGCCGCAAGGTTCCGGCCAAGGTTCGGGCTCCGTGCCGCACGTCCGCGCGCCCGACATCAGCGGCGGCCGCCCGGTATGGAACAGCGGTCAGGTGATGCAGCAGGCCCAGGCGCCCGGACAACAATACGGACAGCCATACGGTCAGCCGCAAGGCTACCCCCAGCAGTATGGCGGACAGCAGCCGGCGTTCGGCGGCGGAGGCGGCTCGTTTCTCGGAACCGCGGCGGCGGCCGCGGCCGGCGTGGTCGGCGGCTCGCTGCTGCTCGGCAGCATCCGCTCGATGATGGGCGGCAGCGGCAACCACCAGGCCTTTGGCGACCAGTCCGCCTTCGGCGGTTCGAGCGGCAACCAGAAGCCGTGGAGCGATCAGTCGAGCAGCGATCTGGCGCGTGACGCCGGGATCAACGACATCAACTCATCCGGCGCGTCCGGCCAGCGCGCCGCCGACGACGGCGGTTCGCGCGCCGGTCTGTTCGACCAGGCCTCGAACGACGACATGGATCACGACTCCGACGGCTTCGATGACGACGACGGCGGCGACGACGGGGACAGCGATTTCGCCTGA